The following coding sequences are from one Geodermatophilus normandii window:
- a CDS encoding ABC transporter permease, translating to MSVDRLPSRSAPPRRRLLDRVLARPSLAAVLGLAVVVLLFGLRVPDLLAPAGLAGVLDAAALLGIGGVAVGLLLVGGHFDLSIGTVTLASAVLTAVLVGVGEWGVWPALLTSLVAALAVGLVNGWLVVRTGLPSFLVTLATALVLQGTTLSVLPLLAGAPRISGLDAAPGWPSASAVFGATAEVGGGVFPVSLLWWLAATAGAGWLLWRTRFGNEVLAMGSSRRAARELGVPVRRTTLVLYALTATAGWLIGTLALVPAASVGATPALVTAIDYVVVAVIGGCLLTGGFGSMAGAAVGALLYAVAREGVELSGWDQRWSQVALGVLLLVALVVGGVVRGRLRAAPRS from the coding sequence GTGTCCGTCGACCGCCTGCCCTCCCGGTCCGCGCCGCCGCGCCGGCGCCTGCTCGACCGGGTGCTCGCCCGGCCCAGCCTGGCCGCGGTCCTGGGCCTGGCCGTCGTCGTCCTGCTCTTCGGCCTGCGGGTCCCGGACCTGCTCGCCCCGGCCGGCCTGGCCGGGGTCCTCGACGCCGCGGCGCTGCTCGGCATCGGCGGTGTGGCGGTGGGCCTGCTGCTGGTCGGCGGCCACTTCGACCTCTCGATCGGCACGGTGACCCTCGCCAGCGCCGTCCTCACCGCGGTCCTCGTCGGCGTCGGTGAGTGGGGCGTCTGGCCGGCACTGCTCACGTCGCTGGTCGCAGCGCTGGCCGTCGGGCTGGTCAACGGCTGGCTGGTGGTCCGCACCGGGCTGCCGAGCTTCCTGGTCACCCTCGCGACCGCGCTGGTGCTGCAGGGCACGACGCTGTCGGTGCTGCCGCTGCTCGCCGGCGCGCCCCGGATCAGCGGACTGGACGCGGCACCGGGCTGGCCGTCGGCGTCGGCGGTGTTCGGCGCGACCGCCGAGGTGGGCGGTGGCGTCTTCCCCGTCTCGCTGCTGTGGTGGCTGGCCGCGACCGCGGGCGCCGGCTGGCTGCTGTGGCGCACCCGCTTCGGCAACGAGGTGCTGGCCATGGGCAGCTCCCGCCGGGCCGCCCGGGAGCTCGGCGTCCCGGTCCGCCGGACGACGCTGGTGCTCTACGCGCTCACCGCGACGGCGGGCTGGCTGATCGGCACGCTGGCGCTGGTGCCGGCCGCGAGCGTCGGCGCCACCCCGGCGCTGGTGACCGCGATCGACTACGTGGTGGTCGCCGTCATCGGCGGCTGCCTGCTCACCGGCGGCTTCGGCTCCATGGCCGGCGCCGCGGTGGGCGCGCTGCTCTACGCCGTGGCGCGCGAGGGCGTGGAGCTGTCGGGGTGGGACCAGCGCTGGTCGCAGGTGGCACTCGGCGTCCTGCTGCTGGTGGCACTGGTCGTCGGAGGGGTGGTGCGCGGCCGGCTGCGGGCCGCGCCACGGTCGTGA
- a CDS encoding adenylosuccinate synthase yields the protein MPAVVLIGAQWGDEGKGKATDLLGGRVPYVVRYQGGNNAGHTVITPDGERYALHLIPSGILTPGCTPVIGNGVVVDPQVLIGELAGLEERGVDTSKLVISADAHLIMPHHRALDRVTERFLGKRKIGTTGRGIGPAYGDKVARTGIRVADLLDLSILRQKLEGTLAEKNQVLVKVYNRKAIDVDEVVEEYAGYAEQLRDRIADTRLLLGNALDAGEWVLLEGSQGTLLDVDHGTYPFVTSSNPTAGGAATGSGIGPTRISRVVGILKAYTTRVGSGPFPTELFDANGEYLRKQGGEVGVTTGRDRRCGWFDAVVARYASRVNGITDYFLTKLDVLSGLETVPICVAYDVDGVRHEEMPMTQTGFHHAQPVYEEMPGWFEDIRHCRRFEDLPPNAQAYVRRLEELAGARISVIGVGPGRDENVVVHDLID from the coding sequence ATGCCGGCAGTCGTGCTGATCGGTGCCCAGTGGGGCGACGAGGGCAAGGGGAAGGCCACCGACCTGCTCGGGGGCCGCGTGCCCTACGTCGTCCGCTACCAGGGCGGCAACAACGCCGGGCACACCGTCATCACGCCCGACGGGGAGCGCTACGCCCTGCACCTCATCCCCTCGGGGATCCTCACGCCCGGGTGCACGCCGGTCATCGGCAACGGCGTCGTCGTCGACCCGCAGGTGCTCATCGGCGAGCTGGCCGGGCTGGAGGAGCGCGGGGTCGACACCTCGAAGCTGGTCATCTCGGCCGACGCGCACCTGATCATGCCGCACCACCGGGCGTTGGACCGGGTCACCGAGCGGTTCCTGGGCAAGCGCAAGATCGGCACGACCGGCCGCGGCATCGGCCCGGCCTACGGCGACAAGGTGGCCCGCACCGGCATCCGGGTGGCCGACCTGCTCGACCTGTCGATCCTGCGGCAGAAGCTCGAGGGCACGCTGGCCGAGAAGAACCAGGTCCTGGTCAAGGTCTACAACCGCAAGGCCATCGACGTCGACGAGGTCGTCGAGGAGTACGCCGGCTACGCCGAGCAGCTCCGGGACCGCATCGCCGACACCCGCCTGCTGCTGGGCAACGCCCTCGACGCCGGGGAGTGGGTGCTGCTGGAGGGCTCGCAGGGCACGCTCCTCGACGTCGACCACGGCACGTATCCGTTCGTGACGTCGTCGAACCCGACGGCGGGCGGCGCGGCCACCGGCAGCGGCATCGGCCCCACCCGCATCTCCCGCGTCGTCGGGATCCTCAAGGCCTACACGACCCGCGTCGGCTCCGGCCCGTTCCCGACCGAGCTGTTCGACGCCAACGGCGAGTACCTGCGCAAGCAGGGTGGCGAGGTCGGCGTCACCACCGGCCGCGACCGGCGCTGCGGCTGGTTCGACGCCGTCGTCGCCCGCTACGCCAGCCGGGTCAACGGGATCACCGACTACTTCCTCACCAAGCTCGACGTGCTCTCCGGGCTGGAGACGGTGCCGATCTGCGTCGCCTACGACGTCGACGGCGTCCGGCACGAGGAGATGCCGATGACGCAGACCGGCTTCCACCACGCCCAGCCGGTCTACGAGGAGATGCCGGGCTGGTTCGAGGACATCCGGCACTGCCGCCGCTTCGAGGACCTGCCGCCCAACGCGCAGGCCTACGTCCGCCGGCTCGAGGAGCTCGCCGGCGCGCGGATCAGCGTGATCGGGGTCGGTCCCGGGCGCGACGAGAACGTCGTGGTCCACGACCTGATCGACTAG
- a CDS encoding glycerophosphodiester phosphodiesterase family protein: MHATESLATHARVRSSDPFVIGHRGACAYRPEHTTASYELAIDMGADLIEPDIVVTSDGALVARHENELSRTTDVASRPEFADRRTSRRVGRKRRTGWFAEDFTLAELRTLRAVERHPELRPLNTAYDGQFGILTLEEVVELARRRSTPQRQVRVLAELKKPSWSAERGQPMTELVAAELRRLDATAPDGPVVLQSFDTAGLRRLRADLGDDGPTLFQLVETASCDDHLLTNAGLRAVSTYAQGIAPSVDRILLRDADDRMTGVSDLVTRAHAAGLSVVPWTLAAENTFLPLHLRSSDVPAAAGDALGAARLLLALGVDGIITDNPDVVAAARAEVRDPDRTRPMRVLA; encoded by the coding sequence ATGCACGCGACCGAGTCGCTCGCGACTCACGCACGGGTCCGCTCCTCGGATCCCTTCGTCATCGGTCACCGCGGTGCCTGTGCGTACCGCCCGGAGCACACGACCGCCAGCTACGAGCTGGCCATCGACATGGGCGCGGACCTCATCGAGCCCGACATCGTCGTCACCAGCGACGGCGCCCTGGTCGCGCGGCACGAGAACGAGCTCTCGCGCACGACCGACGTCGCCTCCCGGCCCGAGTTCGCCGACCGGCGCACCTCGCGGCGGGTGGGCCGCAAGCGCCGCACCGGCTGGTTCGCCGAGGACTTCACCCTCGCCGAGCTGCGCACCCTGCGCGCCGTCGAACGCCACCCCGAGCTGCGCCCGCTGAACACCGCCTACGACGGCCAGTTCGGCATCCTCACGCTCGAGGAGGTCGTCGAGCTGGCCCGACGCCGGAGCACGCCGCAACGGCAGGTCCGCGTCCTGGCCGAGCTGAAGAAGCCCTCCTGGTCGGCCGAGCGCGGCCAGCCGATGACCGAGCTGGTGGCCGCCGAGCTGCGCCGCCTCGACGCCACCGCCCCCGACGGCCCGGTCGTGCTGCAGTCCTTCGACACCGCGGGCCTGCGCCGGCTGCGCGCCGATCTCGGTGACGACGGACCGACCCTGTTCCAGCTGGTGGAGACGGCGTCCTGCGACGACCACCTGCTCACCAACGCCGGACTGCGCGCGGTCTCCACCTACGCCCAGGGCATCGCGCCGAGCGTCGACCGCATCCTGCTGCGCGACGCCGACGACCGGATGACCGGCGTCTCCGACCTGGTGACCCGGGCACACGCGGCGGGGCTGTCCGTGGTGCCGTGGACGCTGGCCGCCGAGAACACGTTCCTCCCGCTGCACCTGCGCAGCAGCGACGTCCCGGCGGCCGCCGGTGACGCCCTCGGCGCGGCCCGGCTGCTGCTGGCGCTGGGCGTCGACGGGATCATCACCGACAACCCCGACGTCGTCGCCGCCGCCCGCGCCGAGGTGCGCGACCCCGACCGCACGCGCCCGATGCGCGTCCTCGCCTAG
- the rsgA gene encoding ribosome small subunit-dependent GTPase A yields MTHLSDVGWSRDRLEQLPEGTSPGRVARVDRGRLTVLTADGERRVHPAAGLYDPDGVAVPAVGDWVALRGELAVALLPRTSAFTRTVAGRTSAAQVVAANLDLVLVVDALAGPTRARRVERYLAVAWGSGATPVVVLTKADLCDDVDAAVAEVAEDALGVEVLAVSARTGEGLDAVRALLGPGRTAAMVGPSGVGKSSLANALAGREVAPTQDVREADGRGRHTTTSRELHVLPGGGLLVDTPGMRELGLYDDEGVDTAYADVAELATGCRFRDCAHRTEPGCAVAAAIDDGRLDPARLLGWRKLQAEAHRQLLRSDARARAAEHQRAKVLFRAYRSQPNRVR; encoded by the coding sequence GTGACGCATCTCTCAGACGTCGGCTGGTCCCGGGACCGGCTCGAGCAGCTGCCCGAGGGGACCTCACCCGGACGGGTGGCGCGGGTCGACCGCGGCCGCCTCACCGTGCTCACCGCCGACGGCGAGCGGCGCGTCCACCCGGCCGCCGGCCTGTACGACCCCGACGGCGTAGCGGTCCCGGCGGTCGGTGACTGGGTGGCGCTGCGCGGGGAGCTCGCCGTCGCGCTGCTGCCCCGCACCTCGGCGTTCACCCGCACCGTCGCCGGGCGGACGTCGGCCGCGCAGGTCGTGGCCGCCAACCTCGACCTGGTGCTCGTCGTCGACGCCCTGGCCGGCCCGACGCGCGCCCGGCGCGTCGAGCGCTACCTGGCCGTGGCGTGGGGGAGCGGGGCGACGCCGGTCGTCGTCCTCACCAAGGCCGACCTGTGCGACGACGTCGACGCCGCCGTGGCGGAGGTGGCCGAGGACGCCCTCGGCGTCGAGGTGCTCGCCGTGAGCGCCCGCACCGGCGAGGGGCTGGACGCGGTGCGGGCGCTGCTCGGCCCGGGGCGGACGGCGGCGATGGTCGGCCCCTCCGGCGTCGGGAAGTCCTCGCTGGCCAACGCGCTCGCCGGGCGGGAGGTGGCCCCCACGCAGGACGTCCGGGAGGCCGACGGGCGCGGGCGGCACACCACCACCTCGCGCGAGCTGCACGTGCTGCCCGGCGGCGGCCTGCTGGTCGACACCCCCGGCATGCGCGAGCTCGGCCTCTACGACGACGAGGGGGTGGACACCGCCTACGCCGACGTCGCCGAGCTGGCCACCGGCTGCCGCTTCCGCGACTGCGCGCACCGCACCGAGCCCGGCTGCGCCGTCGCGGCGGCGATCGACGACGGCCGGCTCGACCCCGCCCGCCTCCTCGGCTGGCGCAAGCTGCAGGCCGAGGCGCACCGCCAGCTGCTGCGGTCCGACGCCCGTGCCCGCGCCGCCGAGCACCAGCGGGCCAAGGTCCTGTTCCGCGCCTACCGCTCGCAGCCGAACCGGGTGCGGTAG
- the purD gene encoding phosphoribosylamine--glycine ligase yields MIGSGAREHALCVALTSDPAVTALACAPGNAGTRAVAEHRPVDVADPVAVAALATGWGADLVVVGPEVPLVAGAADAVRDAGIACFGPSAQAAQIEGSKSFAKHVMAAAGVPTARAWPVGGPAELETALDEALHLGGGAPYVVKDDGLAAGKGVVVTTDRDAALAHGHGVLDAGGAVLVEEYLDGPEVSLFAVTDGTTVLPLLPAQDAKRRDDGDAGPNTGGMGAYAPLPWAPAGLVDEVLVTVLQPTVDEMRRRGEPFSGLLYAGLALTSRGVRVVEFNARFGDPETQVVLPLLETPLAGLLSAAATGTLADHPPLTWRDGAAVTVVVAAAGYPEAPRTGDPVTGADGPGVLHAGTAVGPDGTVRSAGGRVLAVTATGTDLAAARQAAYERVAAVRLAGAHWRTDIALAAVEGRIRV; encoded by the coding sequence GTGATCGGCTCCGGAGCCCGGGAGCACGCCCTGTGCGTGGCTCTGACGTCCGACCCCGCGGTGACCGCGCTGGCCTGCGCGCCGGGCAACGCCGGCACGCGGGCGGTCGCCGAGCACCGGCCGGTCGACGTCGCCGACCCGGTGGCGGTCGCCGCGCTGGCCACCGGCTGGGGTGCCGACCTCGTCGTCGTCGGGCCCGAGGTGCCGCTGGTCGCCGGGGCCGCCGACGCCGTCCGCGACGCCGGCATCGCCTGCTTCGGCCCCTCGGCGCAGGCCGCCCAGATCGAGGGCAGCAAGTCCTTCGCCAAGCACGTCATGGCCGCCGCCGGTGTGCCCACCGCGCGTGCCTGGCCGGTCGGCGGCCCGGCGGAGCTGGAGACGGCGCTGGACGAGGCCCTGCACCTCGGGGGCGGGGCGCCGTACGTCGTGAAGGACGACGGGCTCGCCGCCGGCAAGGGCGTCGTCGTCACGACCGACCGGGACGCCGCCCTCGCCCACGGGCACGGCGTGCTCGACGCCGGCGGGGCGGTGCTGGTCGAGGAGTACCTCGACGGCCCCGAGGTCTCGCTGTTCGCCGTCACCGACGGGACGACGGTCCTGCCGCTGCTGCCCGCCCAGGACGCCAAGCGCCGCGACGACGGCGACGCCGGCCCGAACACCGGGGGGATGGGCGCCTACGCGCCGCTGCCCTGGGCGCCGGCGGGGCTGGTCGACGAGGTGCTCGTGACCGTGCTGCAGCCGACCGTCGACGAGATGCGCCGTCGCGGCGAGCCGTTCAGCGGCCTGCTCTACGCCGGGCTGGCGCTGACCTCCCGCGGCGTGCGGGTGGTCGAGTTCAACGCCCGCTTCGGCGACCCGGAGACGCAGGTCGTGCTGCCGCTGCTGGAGACGCCGCTGGCCGGGCTGCTGTCCGCCGCGGCCACCGGCACGCTCGCCGACCACCCGCCGCTGACCTGGCGCGACGGCGCCGCGGTGACCGTCGTCGTCGCGGCGGCCGGCTACCCCGAGGCGCCGCGCACCGGTGACCCGGTGACCGGCGCGGACGGGCCCGGCGTGCTGCACGCGGGCACGGCCGTGGGCCCGGACGGAACGGTCCGCTCCGCCGGCGGGCGGGTCCTCGCCGTCACCGCCACCGGGACCGACCTCGCCGCCGCACGGCAGGCGGCCTACGAGCGGGTGGCCGCGGTCCGGCTCGCCGGGGCCCACTGGCGCACCGACATCGCCCTGGCCGCCGTCGAGGGCCGCATCAGGGTCTGA
- a CDS encoding AI-2E family transporter, which translates to MLRRASDVVARARERIRAAGERDPHAWPERDDDRAILVRDDEGDVDPAAPPADDEPPLGSPEPGAPDLDGPLGPGGVSGPPQGGRPQRAVERGRRVLGPGREPPRGDSSVPSGLRTAAAYSWRLIAVLAGLYVLLYLAAYVAVVVVPVFVALLLAALLQPGAAALIRHGWPRSLAAFAMLLVGLAVVAGIITLVVQQISAGFSDLADQVSQGLDQIRDFAVDTFPVTQRQIDEAVTAAQDALVANQDTLASGALTTATTVGEVFTGIVLALFTLFFFLKDGRSIWLWLVGLFPRDARAYMDEAARRSWRTLISYVRATVAVALVDAIGIGIGLAILGVQLVIPLAALVFLGAFVPIIGSFLAGSVAVLVALVTKGPITALIALAIVVLVMQLEGHVLQPLLLGKAVHVHPLAVVLAIAAGLLIAGIFGALIAVPVVACANVAGTYLSRRHDGPRPPEPRPERGRPAVGVRA; encoded by the coding sequence ATGCTGCGACGGGCCAGCGACGTGGTCGCCCGGGCGCGCGAGCGCATCCGGGCGGCCGGCGAGCGCGATCCACACGCGTGGCCCGAGCGCGACGACGACCGGGCGATCCTCGTGCGCGACGACGAGGGCGACGTCGACCCCGCCGCGCCGCCCGCCGACGACGAACCGCCCCTGGGCAGCCCCGAGCCGGGCGCCCCCGACCTCGACGGGCCGCTCGGTCCCGGCGGGGTGAGCGGCCCGCCCCAGGGTGGACGCCCGCAGCGGGCCGTGGAGCGCGGCCGCCGGGTGCTCGGTCCCGGCCGGGAGCCGCCGCGCGGTGACTCCTCGGTGCCGAGCGGGCTGCGCACGGCCGCGGCGTACTCCTGGCGGCTCATCGCCGTCCTCGCCGGCCTCTACGTGCTGCTCTACCTCGCCGCCTACGTCGCCGTCGTGGTCGTCCCGGTGTTCGTGGCGCTGCTGCTGGCGGCACTGCTGCAGCCGGGGGCGGCGGCCCTCATCCGGCACGGCTGGCCGCGCTCGCTGGCCGCGTTCGCGATGCTGCTGGTCGGGCTGGCGGTGGTCGCCGGCATCATCACGCTCGTCGTCCAGCAGATCAGCGCCGGCTTCTCCGACCTCGCCGACCAGGTCAGCCAGGGCCTCGACCAGATCCGCGACTTCGCCGTCGACACCTTCCCGGTCACCCAGCGGCAGATCGACGAGGCGGTCACCGCCGCCCAGGACGCGCTCGTGGCCAACCAGGACACCCTCGCCTCCGGCGCGCTCACCACCGCCACCACCGTGGGCGAGGTCTTCACCGGCATCGTCCTGGCGCTGTTCACGCTGTTCTTCTTCCTGAAGGACGGCCGGTCCATCTGGCTGTGGCTGGTGGGGCTGTTCCCGCGCGACGCCCGCGCCTACATGGACGAGGCCGCCCGCCGCTCGTGGCGGACGCTGATCTCCTACGTGCGGGCCACCGTCGCGGTCGCGCTGGTCGACGCGATCGGCATCGGCATCGGCCTGGCGATCCTCGGCGTGCAACTGGTCATCCCGCTGGCCGCGCTGGTGTTCCTCGGCGCGTTCGTCCCGATCATCGGGTCGTTCCTCGCCGGCTCGGTCGCCGTGCTGGTGGCGCTGGTGACCAAGGGCCCCATCACCGCGCTGATCGCGCTGGCGATCGTGGTGCTCGTCATGCAGCTCGAGGGGCACGTCCTGCAGCCGCTGCTGCTGGGCAAGGCGGTGCACGTGCACCCGCTCGCGGTCGTGCTGGCGATCGCGGCCGGCCTGCTGATCGCCGGGATCTTCGGCGCGCTCATCGCGGTGCCGGTGGTGGCCTGCGCGAACGTGGCCGGCACCTACCTGTCCCGGCGGCACGACGGCCCGCGGCCGCCCGAGCCGCGCCCGGAGCGCGGCCGCCCGGCGGTGGGAGTCCGCGCCTGA
- the purB gene encoding adenylosuccinate lyase, translating to MIDRYTLPEMGRVWSDEHKYELWCRVETLVLEAHAAAGRVPADVVEPVRNAPPPTAARVAEIEETTQHDVIAFLTAWADNTEPRSAAAYVHHGMTSSDLLDTALAVQLTEATDVLLAKADRLVAALRDHGLAHRATLRVGRTHGVHAEPVVWGHRVADLAFAAARSRDRLRAARERVGVVAISGAVGTYSLIDPSVEVAVAQALDLRPADASTQVVLRDSISEWVAALAVLATVCEAVALEVRHGQRTEVRELSEAFGSGQKGSSAMPHKKNPIRSERIAGLARVVRAAVVPVMEGIPLWHERDISHSSTERVFLPDAAITTDYLLHLTTGLVEDLVVDVERMRANLDLTGGLIYTSAVLLELVETGLSREDAYALVQGAAMETWNSGTPFRSTLRSRAAGSGVALDEARLDEVCRPEGYVRQLGPLFDRLAALT from the coding sequence GTGATCGACCGCTACACGCTCCCCGAGATGGGCCGGGTCTGGAGCGACGAGCACAAGTACGAGCTCTGGTGCCGGGTGGAGACCCTCGTGCTCGAGGCGCACGCGGCCGCCGGGCGGGTCCCCGCCGACGTCGTCGAGCCGGTGCGCAACGCCCCGCCGCCGACGGCGGCCCGCGTCGCGGAGATCGAGGAGACGACGCAGCACGACGTCATCGCCTTCCTGACCGCGTGGGCCGACAACACCGAGCCCCGGTCGGCCGCCGCGTACGTGCACCACGGCATGACGTCGTCGGACCTGCTCGACACCGCGCTCGCCGTGCAGCTCACCGAGGCCACCGACGTGCTGCTGGCCAAGGCCGACCGCCTGGTGGCCGCGCTGCGCGACCACGGCCTGGCGCACCGGGCGACGCTCCGGGTCGGCCGCACGCACGGCGTGCACGCCGAGCCGGTCGTGTGGGGGCACCGGGTCGCCGACCTCGCCTTCGCGGCGGCCCGCTCCCGCGACCGGCTGCGGGCCGCGCGCGAGCGGGTCGGCGTCGTCGCGATCTCCGGTGCCGTCGGTACGTACTCGCTCATCGACCCGTCGGTGGAGGTCGCCGTCGCGCAGGCGCTGGACCTGCGGCCGGCCGACGCGTCCACCCAGGTGGTGCTGCGCGACTCGATCAGCGAGTGGGTCGCGGCGCTGGCCGTCCTCGCCACCGTGTGCGAGGCGGTGGCGCTGGAGGTGCGGCACGGGCAGCGCACCGAGGTGCGGGAGCTGTCGGAGGCCTTCGGCTCCGGCCAGAAGGGCTCCAGCGCGATGCCGCACAAGAAGAACCCCATCCGCTCGGAGCGCATCGCGGGGCTGGCGCGGGTCGTCCGGGCCGCCGTCGTCCCGGTGATGGAGGGCATCCCGCTGTGGCACGAGCGCGACATCTCGCACTCCTCCACCGAGCGGGTGTTCCTCCCCGACGCCGCGATCACCACCGACTACCTGCTGCACCTCACCACCGGCCTGGTGGAGGACCTGGTGGTCGACGTCGAGCGGATGCGCGCCAACCTCGACCTCACCGGCGGGCTGATCTACACCTCCGCCGTCCTGCTGGAGCTCGTGGAGACGGGCCTCTCGCGGGAGGACGCCTACGCGCTGGTGCAGGGCGCGGCGATGGAGACGTGGAACTCCGGGACGCCGTTCCGCTCCACGCTGCGCTCCCGTGCCGCCGGCTCCGGCGTCGCCCTGGACGAGGCGCGGCTGGACGAGGTCTGCCGGCCCGAGGGCTACGTGCGGCAGCTGGGCCCGCTGTTCGACCGGCTCGCGGCGCTGACCTGA
- a CDS encoding phosphoribosylaminoimidazolesuccinocarboxamide synthase has protein sequence MPDLPLVARGKVREVYDAGDGRLLLVASDRISAYDAVLPTPIPDKGRVLTALSVWWFDQLTPVLDSFGATHHLLSATDVPAEVAGRAMLVRRLDMLPVECVARGYLSGSGTAEYARTGSIRDVALPPGLVEGSRLPAPVFTPSTKAAVGEHDEAIDFLRVVDLVGAARAEELRELTLALYRRGAEIAAEAGILLADTKVEFGVDAGGGLVLGDEVLTPDSSRFWPASSWAPGAPQPSFDKQYVRDWLTSSGWDRVSPAPELPDDVVAATRERYVAAYEQLTGTPFV, from the coding sequence ATGCCCGACCTGCCCCTCGTCGCGCGCGGCAAGGTGCGCGAGGTCTACGACGCCGGGGACGGGCGGCTGCTGCTGGTGGCCTCCGACCGCATCTCGGCCTACGACGCCGTGCTGCCGACGCCGATCCCGGACAAGGGGCGGGTGCTCACCGCGCTGTCGGTGTGGTGGTTCGACCAGCTCACGCCGGTGCTGGACTCCTTCGGCGCGACGCACCACCTGCTGTCGGCCACGGACGTGCCCGCCGAGGTGGCCGGCCGCGCGATGCTCGTGCGGCGGCTGGACATGCTGCCGGTGGAGTGCGTGGCCCGGGGCTACCTGTCGGGCTCGGGGACGGCGGAGTACGCCCGCACCGGCTCGATCCGCGACGTGGCGCTGCCCCCCGGCCTGGTCGAGGGCTCGCGGCTGCCCGCGCCGGTGTTCACGCCGTCGACCAAGGCCGCGGTGGGGGAGCACGACGAGGCGATCGACTTCCTGCGCGTGGTCGACCTGGTCGGTGCCGCCCGGGCCGAGGAGCTGCGCGAGCTGACGCTGGCGCTGTACCGGCGGGGCGCGGAGATCGCCGCGGAGGCGGGCATCCTGCTGGCCGACACGAAGGTCGAGTTCGGCGTCGACGCCGGCGGCGGCCTGGTCCTCGGCGACGAGGTGCTCACGCCGGACTCCTCGCGCTTCTGGCCGGCGTCGTCGTGGGCGCCGGGTGCGCCGCAGCCGTCGTTCGACAAGCAGTACGTCCGCGACTGGCTGACCTCCTCGGGCTGGGACCGGGTCTCCCCCGCCCCCGAGCTGCCCGACGACGTCGTCGCCGCCACACGCGAGCGCTACGTCGCCGCCTACGAGCAGCTGACCGGCACCCCCTTCGTCTGA
- a CDS encoding alpha/beta fold hydrolase, with translation MRTPAGISYRRGGSGADLLLLLHGLGATGAVWDRLLPLVERDWHGSWAVPDLRGHGRSVAEPPYGYAVHAADVASVAVACDATRVTVLGHSFGGVVGAVLAGGWYGLDVARVVAAGVKIDWTDEEVARARSLAGRPPQVFPTAAEAAERHLRLAGLAGLVAAGDPVALAGVRETSGGFSPALDPRAFGAVGPPVEEVLSRAQAPLRLAAGSADPMVGLRAMRRVDPGAVLLEGAGHNAHWEDPAAVWSLLSP, from the coding sequence ATGCGCACGCCGGCCGGCATCTCCTACCGCCGCGGCGGGTCCGGTGCGGACCTGCTCCTGCTGCTGCACGGACTGGGCGCCACCGGAGCGGTGTGGGACCGGCTGCTGCCGCTGGTCGAGCGCGACTGGCACGGCTCCTGGGCGGTCCCGGACCTGCGCGGGCACGGGCGGTCCGTGGCCGAGCCGCCCTACGGGTACGCGGTGCACGCCGCGGACGTGGCGTCCGTCGCGGTGGCCTGTGACGCGACGCGGGTGACCGTGCTCGGGCACTCCTTCGGCGGCGTGGTGGGTGCGGTGCTCGCCGGTGGCTGGTACGGCCTCGACGTGGCCCGGGTCGTCGCCGCCGGCGTCAAGATCGACTGGACGGACGAGGAGGTCGCGCGGGCCCGGTCGCTGGCCGGGCGGCCGCCGCAGGTGTTCCCCACCGCCGCCGAGGCCGCCGAGCGGCACCTGCGGCTGGCCGGGCTGGCCGGACTCGTGGCCGCGGGCGACCCGGTCGCGCTCGCCGGCGTCCGCGAGACGTCCGGCGGCTTCTCGCCGGCGCTGGACCCGCGCGCGTTCGGTGCCGTCGGCCCACCGGTCGAGGAGGTCCTGTCCCGCGCGCAGGCGCCGCTGCGGCTCGCCGCCGGCTCGGCCGACCCGATGGTGGGCCTGCGCGCGATGCGGCGGGTCGACCCGGGCGCCGTGCTGCTCGAGGGCGCCGGCCACAACGCCCACTGGGAGGACCCCGCGGCCGTCTGGTCGTTGCTGTCGCCCTGA